Below is a window of Ruegeria sp. THAF33 DNA.
CGTGTCGAGCGCTTTTTCCACCTCGGGGTGCAGGCCATAGCCGAATGTGCTCTTGGTGAAGGCCACCCTGACGGGCGCGTCGGGATCAGGACCACGCCAGGGCATCGGCACGTGAAACGGGTCACGCGCGTCGGCGGTGATCAGGCTGGGCATGGACAGATGCAGGTCAGCGGCCGACCGGGTAATCAGGCCCTGAACTGACATCGACTGCGCCAGCAAACCGCGTTCGACCTTCTGGCTTGGGTTCCATGCCGGGACACGCCCCAGCCCGGGTTTCACTGTCACGGCTCCGTTGGCCGCCGCGGGAAAGCGCAGGCTGCCGCCGATATCGTTGCCGTGGGCCAGCGCGCCGATTCCGGCCATGACCGCAGCGCCAGCCCCACCGGAAGAGCCGCCGGGCGAGATATGCCGCCCCCAGGGGTTGTGCGTACGGCCATACAGCGGATTGTCCGTGTCGGCGCGGAAAGAGAACTCGGGCGTGTTGGTTCGCCCGACAACAACAGCCCCGGCCTTTAGCAGATTGCTCACAACCGGGGCGTCATCCGGTGCAATCACATCCTTCAATGCGACGACACCGTTGGTTGTGGCATGGCCTTTTTGGTCAATGTTCACCTTGATCGTGACCGGCACGCCATGCAGCGGACCCGTGGGTTTGCCGCCAGCCCGCGCATTGTCCAGCGCTTCGGCACGTTCCAACGCTTGCTCGCGCAGGTCTTCCACAACCGCATTCAAATCCGGGTTGACCTCATCCATTCGCTCGATCGAGGCCCGAACCGCCTCGGTCGCACTCAGGTCGCCGCGTCTTGTCAGGGTGGTCAGGTCTGTGGCGCTGAGACGCCAGATATCGGTCTGTGTCATGGGTCCTCACTGTCTTAACGTGACAGTAGAGGGGCTGCTTCCGGTTGCAAGAGAAGACAAAAAAATGGGCGGGTAATGCCGCCCCCCGGATTACTTGGCGTAACCGATTGTCTGCAAGGCCTCTTTGATCTCGTCCAGAATGGCTGGATCATCGATCGTTGCAGGCATTTTGTAATCCTGACCGTCTGCAATCGACACCATCGTACCCCGCAGGATTTTACCCGAACGTGTCTTGGGCAACCTGTCGACGACGACGGCCAGTTTGAAGGCCGCCACCGGGCCGATCTTTTCCCGCACCATCTTGACGACTTCCTGAACCACGTCGCCATGATCCCGATCAGCACCGGCATTCAGGCACAGGAACCCAACGGGCATCTGACCCTTTAGCTGATCCGATACACCGATCACCGCGCATTCGGCCACATCCGGGTGAGCGGCAAGCACTTCTTCCATCCCCCCGGTCGACAGACGGTGACCCGCGACGTTGATGACATCATCGGTGCGGGCCATGATGTAAAGATATCCGTCCTCGTCGATCATGCCGGCATCGCCGGTTTCATAATACCCGGGGAAATGTTCAAGATAGGATTTCCTGAACCGTTCCTCGGCGTTCCACAAGGTCGGCAGGGTGCCCGGAGGCAATGGCAGTTTGACCGCGATGGCCCCCAGTTCGCCGGCTTTCATCGGGTGGCCGCCTTCGTCGAGAATTTGCACGTCATAGCCGGGCATCGGTTTCGCGGGCGAACCCAGCTTGATCGGAAGCTCTTCGATGCCCAGCGGATTTCCGGCGATGGCCCATCCGGTTTCTGTCTGCCACCAATGGTCGATCACCGGAACCTTCAGCGCATCCTGCGCCCAGATGATGGTGTCGGGGTCAGCCCGTTCCCCCGCAAGATACAGTGCCCGCAGATGAGACAGATCATACTTGGCGATCAATTCGCCTTTGGGGTCTTCTCGTTTCACGGCACGGATCGCCGTAGGGGCGGTGAAGAAGCTTTTCACCTTATGTTCAGAGATCACGCGCCAGAAGGTTCCCGCATCAGGGGTGCCGACTGGTTTGCCTTCGAACACAATCGTCGTGTTGCCGTGGATCAGGGGGGCATAGCAGATATAGGAATGTCCGACGACCCAACCCACATCGGACGCCGCCCAGAATACATCACCGGGATCAACGTCATAGATGTTCTTCATGGTCCAGTTCAGTGCCACCAGATGCCCGGCAGTGGGGCGCACGACGCCCTTGGGCGCCCCCGTGGTGCCCGAAGTGTACAGGATGTACGCCGGATCGTTTCCGTCGACGGGAACACATTCCGCCGGTTCGACACCGTACTGGAACCCGTGCCAGTTGTAGTCACGCCCTTCGATCAACTGCGCAACTTCCTGTTCGCGCTGAAAGATGACGCAGAAATCCGGCTTGTGCTCGGCAAGTTCGATGGCGCCGTCCAGAAGCGGCTTGTAGTGCACGACCCGGCCAGGTTCCATACCACAGGACGCCGCAATGACGGCTTTGGGTTTGGCGTCGTCGATACGGACTGCCAGTTCGTTGCTGGCAAATCCGCCGAACACAACGGAATGCACAGCGCCCAGACGTGCGCAGGCCAGCATCGCCTCAAGCGCCTCGGGGATCATCGGCATGTAGATGATGACGCGGTCACCTTTCTCAATACCTTTTGCCCGCAGCGCACCGGCCAGATTGGCCACGCGGTTGCGCAGCTCGACATATGAAATCTCGCGCTTGGTATGGGTGATCGGGCTGTCATAGATGATGGCGGTCTGCTCGCCGCGCCCGTTTTCCACGTGGCGATCCACGGCGTTCCAGCAGGTATTGACCCGTGCGTCGCTGAACCATTCATACAAAGGCGCGTTGTCGTCGAACAGAGCTTTGCTGGGTTCCTTGACCCAATCGATCCCCTTGGCGGCGTCCATCCAGAACGCTTCGGGGTTTTTCTTCCAACTGTTATAAACGTCCTGATACGCCATCTCGTCCTCCTCACAACGACTTGGTCTTTGTGTTAGGACCCAGAAAACTATCGGGCAAGCGCGTCAAATGACGACGCGTCAGTTTATCGCAAAATATTTGCAGTAATTCGCGCAACAGCTTGCAAATTTTTGCAAACTTCTTTTCCAGCATTGGATTTTCTGCGCCAAATAGGCCATTTTGCAAACTTGCAAATTCAACCGTGCAAAAGATCACGTCCGAGGCGACTCGGCGCAATGCCAATTCGCCCTTCTTCCGCGTGCCCTATGGCTCCCACGGAGATGCAACGGCATATAGCAGTCAAAAGGTGAGAATTGTGTTAACCGCACCCCCGTAGGGGATGCGGTTTTGGGCGTCGGGCGGCCGGCTTACCCGTAATGCGCCACCGGGGTCCCCGCGATGGCAGCCATGTTCAGCAATCCGCGTGCGGTAATGGATGGGGTGACGATGTGCGCCTTGTTGCCCATTCCCATCAGAATGGGGCCAACTTCGATCCCGTCCGCTTTCATTTTCAGGATATTGCGCACGCCGCTGGCCGCATCCGCATGAGCAAAGATCAGCACATTTGCCGCGCCCTGTAGGCGAGAACCCGGAAAAATCCGCGCCCGAAGATCCGCATCAAGGGCCGCATCCAGGTTCATTTCGCCTTCATAGACAAAGTCGCGCGGTTTCTGGTCCAAGATGTCCAATGCAGCGCGCAGGCGTTTTCCCGATCCTTCCGCCTGATTGCCGAATTGCGATTGCGAACAGAATGCGATCTTGGGTTCGATCCCAAATCGGCGAACATGCCGCGCGGCGCCAATGGTGGATTCCGCCAGTTCTTCGGGCGTCGGCAATTGCCGGACATGCGTATCGGCGATGAACAGGGGGCCGTCTTCCAAAATCATCAGCGACAACGCGCCGTGCGGACGCAGGTTGCCATCGTCAAGCACCTGTTCAACATAGTTCAGATGCCAGCGATATTCGCCGAACGTGCCGCAGATCAGACTGTCGGCCTCGCCCCGATGCACCATGATCGCGCCGATGGCGGTTGTATTTGTGCGCATGATCGCCTTGGCCAGATCCGGGGTCAC
It encodes the following:
- the prpE gene encoding propionate-CoA ligase PrpE produces the protein MAYQDVYNSWKKNPEAFWMDAAKGIDWVKEPSKALFDDNAPLYEWFSDARVNTCWNAVDRHVENGRGEQTAIIYDSPITHTKREISYVELRNRVANLAGALRAKGIEKGDRVIIYMPMIPEALEAMLACARLGAVHSVVFGGFASNELAVRIDDAKPKAVIAASCGMEPGRVVHYKPLLDGAIELAEHKPDFCVIFQREQEVAQLIEGRDYNWHGFQYGVEPAECVPVDGNDPAYILYTSGTTGAPKGVVRPTAGHLVALNWTMKNIYDVDPGDVFWAASDVGWVVGHSYICYAPLIHGNTTIVFEGKPVGTPDAGTFWRVISEHKVKSFFTAPTAIRAVKREDPKGELIAKYDLSHLRALYLAGERADPDTIIWAQDALKVPVIDHWWQTETGWAIAGNPLGIEELPIKLGSPAKPMPGYDVQILDEGGHPMKAGELGAIAVKLPLPPGTLPTLWNAEERFRKSYLEHFPGYYETGDAGMIDEDGYLYIMARTDDVINVAGHRLSTGGMEEVLAAHPDVAECAVIGVSDQLKGQMPVGFLCLNAGADRDHGDVVQEVVKMVREKIGPVAAFKLAVVVDRLPKTRSGKILRGTMVSIADGQDYKMPATIDDPAILDEIKEALQTIGYAK
- a CDS encoding amidase family protein, producing the protein MTQTDIWRLSATDLTTLTRRGDLSATEAVRASIERMDEVNPDLNAVVEDLREQALERAEALDNARAGGKPTGPLHGVPVTIKVNIDQKGHATTNGVVALKDVIAPDDAPVVSNLLKAGAVVVGRTNTPEFSFRADTDNPLYGRTHNPWGRHISPGGSSGGAGAAVMAGIGALAHGNDIGGSLRFPAAANGAVTVKPGLGRVPAWNPSQKVERGLLAQSMSVQGLITRSAADLHLSMPSLITADARDPFHVPMPWRGPDPDAPVRVAFTKSTFGYGLHPEVEKALDTARDALTDAGYVVQEIEPPDVFECGRIGYRTLMGEVLTLMQSDIEAAGSKTIQNIFAVYFQEFPPIVETEMVQMLAKRSHYAREWSLFMQDYPLVLSPFLPQPFFKPDRDTEGADGVHEVLGCAVYSYAMNFLGLPAACVPARLAELPKGPQPINVQIAAQRWREDLAVDAAAAIEARVGQMCLPLWEKSELLGGCKK